Proteins from a genomic interval of Lolium perenne isolate Kyuss_39 chromosome 1, Kyuss_2.0, whole genome shotgun sequence:
- the LOC139834141 gene encoding uncharacterized protein: MAFSSLATPSPSSSSSPSFTLPTKPSPGGGSVSFSRASWEGTRKARMAAVRAEAVDTSISPRVSALRPSKTMAITDQASALRQAGVPVIGLAAGEPDFDTPAAIAEVMDRY, from the exons ATGGCATTCTCCTCCCTCGCCACCCcctcaccctcctcctcctcgtcgccatcTTTCACCCTCCCCACCAAACCTTCTCCCGGCGGAGGCTCCGTCTCCTTCTCCAG GGCGTCGTGGGAGGGGACGAGGAAGGCCAGGATGGCGGCGGTGAGGGCGGAGGCGGTGGACACGTCCATCAGCCCGCGGGTGAGCGCGCTGCGCCCCTCCAAGACCATGGCCATCACCGACCAGGCCAGCGCGCTGCGCCAGGCCGGGGTGCCCGTCATCGGCCTCGCCGCCGGGGAGCCCGACTTCGACACGCCGGCGGCGATCGCCGAGGTTATGGATAGATATTGA
- the LOC127323899 gene encoding uncharacterized protein At5g49945, translating to MAPPSRIRLPRATLILILLALHLSLSVAAQFEGFDSDELPHAATADLASPDDDDEGLDLDVDLPPPPPISVSVSAPSPPVTTTTTPANPNPTTPPNPTPSLDFWDEDEFEGIPVPESPTSDPSSAPAESAPSDPSAADAAPAPPAPPRTPAELLRAFSIEIACVSFLICFLLNYFTGKKQNEAIALAWATKFATRDSIFDKNFSLLGTGDGKDTPLLLKEGQDVFKFYASGRRFCQGMLATMEMRARHDLLSKLLELVFPRKDTITFEVVMNDESMDHVMVAVARKKAAKTMHKEERDLQKFASVLASAPAGKKWVADELAVVAESKEVAGDMISEAVLDQVLGEKAFEKLGKWFISLHFSDQLAGSYKKVLSFKFVLPDANNMADMTKLVALVPFYIDLIGRYKLSSHARSKTDAARTKAAQEAFRELQGVRQETLLRKKAEKKKLMEEAEAKLSAEVLRKKEEKERNRQMKKGAPKVKMLRS from the exons ATGGCGCCGCCGAGCCGGATCCGGCTGCCGCGCGCCACCCTCATCCTCATCCTGCTCGCCCTCCACCTCTCCCTCTCCGTCGCCGCCCAGTTCGAGGGCTTCGACTCCGACGAGCTCCcacacgccgccaccgccgatctcgCGTcccccgacgacgacgacgaggggctCGACCTCGACGTCGACCTCCCGCCCCCGCCGCCCATCTCCGTCTCCGTCTCCGCCCCCTCCCCACccgtgaccaccaccaccactcccGCAAACCCTAACCCCACAACGCCTCCGAACCCCACCCCCTCGCTGGATTTCTGGGACGAGGACGAGTTCGAGGGCATCCCGGTCCCAGAATCCCCAACCTCCGACCCCTCCTCCGCGCCGGCCGAGTCCGCCCCGTCAGATCCCTCCGCCGCGGACGCGGCGCCTGCCCCGCCGGCCCCGCCCAGGACCCCGGCCGAGCTCCTCCGCGCCTTCTCCATCGAGATCGCCTGCGTCAGCTTCCTGATCTGCTTCCTGCTCAACTACTTCACGGGCAAGAAGCAGAACGAGGCGATCGCGCTCGCCTGGGCCACCAAGTTCGCCACCAGGGACTCCATCTTCGACAAGAACTTCAGCCTTCTCGGCACCGGCGACGGCAAGGATACgcccctcctgctcaaggagggcCAGGACGTCTTCAAGTTCTACGCCAGCGGCAGGCGCTTCTGCCAGGGCATGCTCGCCACCATGGAGATGCGCGCGCGCCACGACCTGCTCTCCAAGCTCCTCGAGCTCGTATTCCCCAGGAAGGACACCATCACCTTCGAGGTCGTCATGAACGACGAGTCCATGGACCACgtcatggtggcggtggcgaggaAGAAGGCGGCCAAGACCATGCACAAGGAGGAGAGGGATCTGCAGAAGTTTGCCTCTGTTCTCGCTTCCGCGCCCGCCGGGAAGAAGTGGGTTGCCGATGAGCTTGCTGTGGTCGCCGAGTCAAAGGAGGTTGCTGGGGATATGATCTCTGAGGCGGTGCTAGATCAG GTGCTTGGTGAGAAAGCATTCGAGAAACTTGGGAAGTGGTTCATTTCGCTTCATTTTTCGGATCAACTGGCAGGCTCCTACAAGAAAGTCCTCTCGTTCAAGTTTGTACTGCCAGATGCAAACAACATGGCTGATATGACAAAGTTAGTTGCTCTTGTGCCGTTCTACATTGATCTGATTGGACGTTACAAGCTGAGCTCACAT GCACGCTCCAAAACTGATGCCGCTAGGACAAAGGCTGCTCAGGAGGCTTTCAGGGAGCTTCAGGGTGTCAGGCAGGAAACCCTGCTGAGGAAGAAGGCTGAGAAGAAGAAACTTATGGAAGAGGCAGAGGCCAAATTGAGCGCTGAGGTGCTCCGCAAGAAAGAGGAGAAAGAAAGGAATCGGCAGATGAAGAAGGGGGCGCCCAAGGTTAAGATGCTGCGTTCTTAA